The following are encoded in a window of Castanea sativa cultivar Marrone di Chiusa Pesio chromosome 9, ASM4071231v1 genomic DNA:
- the LOC142611084 gene encoding uncharacterized protein LOC142611084 isoform X3, which translates to MNLPTYMETEERNQRACKQPSEPELFLQWGNRKRVRCVRVKDPEISARFNAGIRRKITSRFASSDRDASHLQLNPLTRKSASPEKEERYYSTRGSVVVEENGKVSVDVNNNTNTNNNHNHNGDERGLIWPKLFITLSSKEKEEDFLAMKGCKPPQRPKKRAKIIQRSLLLVSPGAWLTDMCQERYEVREKKSSKKRPRGLKAMGSMESDSE; encoded by the exons ATGAATTTACCTACTT ATATGGAGACAGAGGAGAGGAATCAGAGAGCTTGTAAGCAGCCTTCAGAGCCTGAACTTTTCCTACAGTGGGGAAACAGAAAGCGAGTCAGATGCGTGAGAGTCAAAGACCCTGAAATCTCAGCCAGATTCAACGCTGGAATCCGAAGAAAAATCACCTCTAGATTTGCTTCTTCCGACAGAGATGCCTCTCATCTTCAACTCAACCCCCTCACCAG GAAATCTGCGTCCCCAGAGAAGGAAGAGAGGTATTATAGCACAAGGGGGTCAGTGGTTGTGGAGGAGAATGGGAAAGTATCGGTGGATGTGAACAATAATACCAATACTAATAATAATCATAACCATAATGGGGATGAGAGAGGGTTGATTTGGCCAAAGCTGTTTATAACTTTGTCAAGCAAAGAGAAAGAGGAGGATTTTCTGGCTATGAAGGGTTGTAAGCCTCCCCAGAGGCCTAAGAAGAGGGCTAAGATCATCCAAAGAAGCTTACTT TTGGTGAGTCCTGGGGCATGGCTGACTGACATGTGCCAAGAGAGATACGAAGTTAGAGAGAAGAAGAGTTCTAAGAAG AGACCAAGAGGATTGAAGGCCATGGGGAGTATGGAAAGCGATTCAGAATGA
- the LOC142611084 gene encoding uncharacterized protein LOC142611084 isoform X4 yields METEERNQRACKQPSEPELFLQWGNRKRVRCVRVKDPEISARFNAGIRRKITSRFASSDRDASHLQLNPLTRKSASPEKEERYYSTRGSVVVEENGKVSVDVNNNTNTNNNHNHNGDERGLIWPKLFITLSSKEKEEDFLAMKGCKPPQRPKKRAKIIQRSLLLVSPGAWLTDMCQERYEVREKKSSKKRPRGLKAMGSMESDSE; encoded by the exons ATGGAGACAGAGGAGAGGAATCAGAGAGCTTGTAAGCAGCCTTCAGAGCCTGAACTTTTCCTACAGTGGGGAAACAGAAAGCGAGTCAGATGCGTGAGAGTCAAAGACCCTGAAATCTCAGCCAGATTCAACGCTGGAATCCGAAGAAAAATCACCTCTAGATTTGCTTCTTCCGACAGAGATGCCTCTCATCTTCAACTCAACCCCCTCACCAG GAAATCTGCGTCCCCAGAGAAGGAAGAGAGGTATTATAGCACAAGGGGGTCAGTGGTTGTGGAGGAGAATGGGAAAGTATCGGTGGATGTGAACAATAATACCAATACTAATAATAATCATAACCATAATGGGGATGAGAGAGGGTTGATTTGGCCAAAGCTGTTTATAACTTTGTCAAGCAAAGAGAAAGAGGAGGATTTTCTGGCTATGAAGGGTTGTAAGCCTCCCCAGAGGCCTAAGAAGAGGGCTAAGATCATCCAAAGAAGCTTACTT TTGGTGAGTCCTGGGGCATGGCTGACTGACATGTGCCAAGAGAGATACGAAGTTAGAGAGAAGAAGAGTTCTAAGAAG AGACCAAGAGGATTGAAGGCCATGGGGAGTATGGAAAGCGATTCAGAATGA
- the LOC142611084 gene encoding uncharacterized protein LOC142611084 isoform X2 encodes METEERNQRACKQPSEPELFLQWGNRKRVRCVRVKDPEISARFNAGIRRKITSRFASSDRDASHLQLNPLTRKSASPEKEERYYSTRGSVVVEENGKVSVDVNNNTNTNNNHNHNGDERGLIWPKLFITLSSKEKEEDFLAMKGCKPPQRPKKRAKIIQRSLLLVSPGAWLTDMCQERYEVREKKSSKKGLFSGYVMQRPRGLKAMGSMESDSE; translated from the exons ATGGAGACAGAGGAGAGGAATCAGAGAGCTTGTAAGCAGCCTTCAGAGCCTGAACTTTTCCTACAGTGGGGAAACAGAAAGCGAGTCAGATGCGTGAGAGTCAAAGACCCTGAAATCTCAGCCAGATTCAACGCTGGAATCCGAAGAAAAATCACCTCTAGATTTGCTTCTTCCGACAGAGATGCCTCTCATCTTCAACTCAACCCCCTCACCAG GAAATCTGCGTCCCCAGAGAAGGAAGAGAGGTATTATAGCACAAGGGGGTCAGTGGTTGTGGAGGAGAATGGGAAAGTATCGGTGGATGTGAACAATAATACCAATACTAATAATAATCATAACCATAATGGGGATGAGAGAGGGTTGATTTGGCCAAAGCTGTTTATAACTTTGTCAAGCAAAGAGAAAGAGGAGGATTTTCTGGCTATGAAGGGTTGTAAGCCTCCCCAGAGGCCTAAGAAGAGGGCTAAGATCATCCAAAGAAGCTTACTT TTGGTGAGTCCTGGGGCATGGCTGACTGACATGTGCCAAGAGAGATACGAAGTTAGAGAGAAGAAGAGTTCTAAGAAG GGGTTGTTTTCTGGGTATGTGATGCAGAGACCAAGAGGATTGAAGGCCATGGGGAGTATGGAAAGCGATTCAGAATGA
- the LOC142611084 gene encoding uncharacterized protein LOC142611084 isoform X1, with amino-acid sequence MNLPTYMETEERNQRACKQPSEPELFLQWGNRKRVRCVRVKDPEISARFNAGIRRKITSRFASSDRDASHLQLNPLTRKSASPEKEERYYSTRGSVVVEENGKVSVDVNNNTNTNNNHNHNGDERGLIWPKLFITLSSKEKEEDFLAMKGCKPPQRPKKRAKIIQRSLLLVSPGAWLTDMCQERYEVREKKSSKKGLFSGYVMQRPRGLKAMGSMESDSE; translated from the exons ATGAATTTACCTACTT ATATGGAGACAGAGGAGAGGAATCAGAGAGCTTGTAAGCAGCCTTCAGAGCCTGAACTTTTCCTACAGTGGGGAAACAGAAAGCGAGTCAGATGCGTGAGAGTCAAAGACCCTGAAATCTCAGCCAGATTCAACGCTGGAATCCGAAGAAAAATCACCTCTAGATTTGCTTCTTCCGACAGAGATGCCTCTCATCTTCAACTCAACCCCCTCACCAG GAAATCTGCGTCCCCAGAGAAGGAAGAGAGGTATTATAGCACAAGGGGGTCAGTGGTTGTGGAGGAGAATGGGAAAGTATCGGTGGATGTGAACAATAATACCAATACTAATAATAATCATAACCATAATGGGGATGAGAGAGGGTTGATTTGGCCAAAGCTGTTTATAACTTTGTCAAGCAAAGAGAAAGAGGAGGATTTTCTGGCTATGAAGGGTTGTAAGCCTCCCCAGAGGCCTAAGAAGAGGGCTAAGATCATCCAAAGAAGCTTACTT TTGGTGAGTCCTGGGGCATGGCTGACTGACATGTGCCAAGAGAGATACGAAGTTAGAGAGAAGAAGAGTTCTAAGAAG GGGTTGTTTTCTGGGTATGTGATGCAGAGACCAAGAGGATTGAAGGCCATGGGGAGTATGGAAAGCGATTCAGAATGA
- the LOC142610684 gene encoding non-canonical heme oxygenase HOZ, chloroplastic encodes MRTVASPWTNTFLFSRINGSRNALNTSLNLQFRHSNPKSNSPSTPPLAIAMAASSPLSTTNPQPQTVSAGDGDKDHSNVFQLIQAHQEKAARLPPVEEIRTVLDHSVRGMLSTLSQKHEGYPSGSMVDFACVADGSPILAVSSLAAHAKDLTVNPKCSLLVARDPEDRTDLVITLHGDAISVSENDVAAIRTAYLARHPNAFWVDFGDFQFMRIVPKVVRYVSGVATAQLGSGEFSGEEYKSAKVDPIAQFSKPVASHMNRDHAEDTKVIVQHWTSIPVDFAYMLDLDSLGFNVKAGYQGTNFKLRIPFPRRAEDRKDVKTLVVEMLQAAKPLAD; translated from the exons ATGAGGACTGTGGCATCGCCGTGGACGAATACCTTCCTATTTTCCCGCATTAATGGCAGTAGAAATGCCCTTAATACTTCTCTGAATTTACAGTTTCGCCACTCGAATCCCAAGTCCAACTCTCCTTCAACTCCTCCTCTCGCCATCGCCATGGCTGCTTCATCTCCTCTATCCACAACAAATCCTCAGCCTCAG ACTGTGTCAGCTGGAGATGGTGACAAAGATCACTCCAATGTGTTTCAACTCATTCAAGCAcatcag GAAAAAGCTGCTCGGCTTCCTCCAGTTGAGGAAATTCGAACTGTGCTTGATCACAGCGTGCGTGGAATGCTCTCTACGTTATCTCAG AAGCATGAGGGCTATCCATCAGGGTCGATGGTTGATTTTGCCTGTGTTGCAGATGGATCTCCAATATTAGCAGTCAGCAGCCTGGCAGCTCATGCAAAA GACTTAACAGTAAATCCCAAGTGCTCATTGCTTGTTGCTAGAGATCCTGAGGACAGGACTGATTTAGTAATCACTCTGCATGGTGATGCTATTTCT GTTTCTGAAAATGATGTAGCTGCCATTCGTACTGCATATTTGGCAAGACATCCAAATGCATTTTGG GTTGACTTTGGTGACTTTCAATTTATGCGCATTGTACCAAAAGTTGTACGGTATGTTTCAGGGGTTGCCACAGCTCAATTAGGATCAGGAG AGTTCAGTGGAGAGGAGTACAAATCTGCAAAAGTTGATCCAATAGCCCAGTTTTCTAAGCCTGTTGCT TCTCATATGAATAGAGATCATGCTGAAGATACAAAAGTCATTGTGCAGCACTGGACATCAATTCCG GTGGACTTTGCTTACATGCTGGATTTGGATAGCCTTGGTTTCAATGTTAAG GCTGGTTATCAAGGGACAAATTTCAAGCTTCGAATTCCTTTCCCTAGGCGTGCTGAAGATAGAAA GGATGTGAAGACTCTTGTAGTTGAAATGCTTCAAGCTGCTAAGCCCCTAGCTGATTGA
- the LOC142611083 gene encoding T-complex protein 1 subunit zeta 1, with amino-acid sequence MSIRMLNPNAEVLNKSAALHMNINAAKGLQDVLKSNLGPKGTIKMLVGGAGDIKLTKDGNTLLKEMQIQNPTAIMIARTATAQDDISGDGTTSTVIFIGELMKQSERYIDEGMHPRVLVDGFEIAKRATLQFLEKFKTVVVMGNEPDKEILKMVARTTLRTKLYEALADQLTDIVVNAVLCIRNPEEAIDLFMVEIMHMRHKFDVDTRLVEGLVLDHGSRHPDMKRRAENCYILTCNVSLEYEKSEVNAGFFYSNAEQREAMVAAERRQVDERVNKIIELKNKVCSGNDNNFVVINQKGIDPPSLDLLARAGIIALRRAKRRNMERLVLACGGEAVNSVDDLTPDSLGWAGLVYEHILGEEKYTFVENVKNPYSCTILIKGPNDHTIAQIKDAVRDGLRAVKNTIEDESVVLGAGAFEVAARQYLINEVKKTVQGRAQLGVEAFANALLVVPKTLAENSGLDTQDVIIALTGAHDQGNVVGLNQHTGEPIDPQMEGIFDNYSVKRQIINSGPVIASQLLLVDEVIRAGRNMRKPN; translated from the exons ATGTCGATCAGAATGCTGAATCCAAACGCGGAGGTGCTGAACAAATCGGCAGCACTCCATATGAACATCAACGCCGCCAAGGGCTTGCAGGATGTCCTCAAGTCCAACCTCGGCCCCAAAGGCACCATCaaaat GCTTGTTGGAGGAGCCGGGGATATCAAGCTTACTAAAGATGGCAACACTCTTTTGAAAGAGATG CAAATTCAAAACCCAACAGCAATCATGATTGCAAGGACAGCTACAGCCCAAGATGACATCAGTGGTGATGGCACAACTTCCACTGTGATCTTTATTGGCGAGCTTATGAAACAATCAGAACGATATATTGATGAAG GAATGCATCCCCGTGTCTTGGTTGATGGTTTTGAGATTGCAAAAAGAGCAACTCTCCAATTTCTTGAAAAGTTTAAAACCGTTGTTGTTATGGGTAATGAGCCTGATAAAGAGATTCTGAAAATGGTAGCAAGGACAACACTCAGAACAAAG TTGTATGAAGCACTTGCAGATCAATTGACGGATATAGTTGTTAATGCG GTATTATGCATTCGCAATCCTGAGGAAGCCATTGATTTGTTTATGGTGGAGATAATGCACATGCGGCATAAATTTGATGTAGACACTCGCTTG GTTGAGGGTCTTGTCCTTGATCATGGCTCTAGACATCCTGATATGAAGCGACGAGCGGAGAATTGTTACATCTTGACATGCAATGTCTCCTTGGAGTATGAGAAAAG TGAAGTAAATGCAGGTTTTTTCTACTCAAATGCAGAGCAGAGAGAGGCAATGGTTGCAGCTGAAAGGCGACAGGTGGACGAAAGAGTTAATAAAATCATTGAACTGAAAAATAAG GTTTGTTCTGGTAATGACAATAACTTTGTTGTCATTAATCAAAAGGGAATTGATCCCCCATCACTGGATCTTCTTGCGAGGGCAGGG ATTATTGCCCTTCGGAGAGCAAAGAGGAGAAATATGGAACGATTGGTTTTAGCCTGTGGAGGAGAGGCTGTGAATTCTGTAGATGATTTAACTCCTGATTCCCTTGGTTGGGCTGGACTAGTCTATGAGCATATCCTAGGGGAAGAGAAGTATACCTTTGTTGAAAATGTGAAGAACCCTTATTCTTGTACAATCTTAATCAAAG GGCCTAATGACCATACAATCGCCCAGATAAAAGATGCTGTTCGTGATGGTTTGAGGGCAGTCAAAAATACTATTGAAGATGAATCTGTTGTCTTA GGTGCTGGAGCTTTTGAAGTTGCTGCCAGACAATATCTAATTAATGAAGTAAAGAAGACTGTTCAAGGG CGTGCTCAACTTGGTGTTGAAGCTTTTGCCAATGCTCTTCTTGTGGTGCCCAAGACACTTGCTGAGAACTCTGGGCTTGACACTCAAGATGTGATCATTGCTCTTACG GGAGCGCATGATCAAGGGAATGTTGTGGGATTAAACCAGCACACAGGAGAGCCTATTGACCCCCAAATGGAGGGAATTTTCGATAACTACTCTGTTAAGCGCCAGATCATAAACTCAGG GCCTGTAATTGCATCCCAGTTGCTATTGGTGGATGAAGTAATTCGTGCTGGGCGAAATATGCGTAAACCAAATTAG